TGGCCATGGAATCGGCTTTCTCCTCTGTATTCCGGAAGTATCTGAAAGGGAGCATCTCAATGATGGCTACTGCCTATGGTTAGGCTCAGACCTCAATAAAACAACAAAACTTCTTCGCTCTTCCGTAGAGGTTGTCGACGCTCCCGAAATTTTCCTCAAACGGGAGAAAACCTATCGAGTAAAAATTGAGAAAATCGACCACAACATCCATTTCAGCCTGAACAATCAACTTCAATTCTCATATATCAGCCATTTACCGCTTACCGGAACACATATCGGCATTCTTTCCAGAGATGCAGACTTCACCATGCAAAACCTTCAGACGTTCACCGGCAGCCAAAACATCACCATCAACTGTCTAGCGGTGCCAGACGCACTTCTAGCCCACAAGCTCTTCGATCAGGCTTTAAGCGAATACCGCAGGATTGGATACTCATTTCCGGGAAGAGCTGAAGGACGCGAAGGGATGTTTCGATCAGGCATTACGATCATCGAAAAATCAAAAGAAACCAATGATCCGATCGAAAAAGAGCGTCTATTCGACGAGGCTTTGCTGGAATTTGAAAGGCTGCACTCCACTCCGGGAGCCCCTTTGGAATATCTCGGCAAAGCGCATGTCTATCAGGAAATGGATGACATTGACGAAGAAATTAAATGCTATGAGATCGGTTTTAGGCGCTACCCAAACCATCCTTTGCTTTCATTCTTGAGAGAGCAGCTCATCTACCGGATGCACGAAACTGCGCGTTCCCATAGAAAAGCTGCTTACCAGTTTATGCTCACAGCAGTTAAAAACCTTCCTAAAGAATCTCTCAGCAGGCATACAAGAAAACTGTTTGAAAGTGTAAGAAAGCATTGGGAACCTCTCCCTTTTATCGAAAGCATCGATGAAACAATAGGGCATGAAGCATTTGCCATTTTGCTGGCTTTTTGGATCGACAACCCTTACGCTCTTCTGGAAACCATACAAATGATTACCGAATCCAACGAGCTGCATCCGAAACTGATGGCAAATGCTTTCTTTTGCCTTATCGAACAGGGCTACTGGGAGCTTGCGAAAGATGCTGTAGCATCGCTGCCGTCAGAATATCAAAAGCTGAATGAGATCGCATTGATCCTTCTGACGATCCTTTCCTATCAGCAGTCCCCTCGAAAAGCCATTAAACATTACTTCAATACAGACCATTCGCAGATAGAATTCGGCGATTCCCGTTTTTTTCTGCATCTCATCGAACAATCTCTTGATCGGAAAGACACACATTTTGTCCATCAACTCATGGAACAGTTAGATCGATACGAGCTGCCTTCTGTTCATCAACATCTATTCGACAGCTATCGCATATGGGCTCACCTTTACGACCACGATTGGAACAAGGCCGGAGCATTGCTCAATCGATACCCCTTGACCCTGCTTTCCAAAGAAGAATCGCCGCTCTTTATTCTCTATGGCATTTGGCTAGCCGCCACTGAAAACACGGAGATCGCCGAAGCTCACTTTTCAGGAGTTCTAGACCTCCCCTTCCCCCGTTCCTACACTCTGCTTGCCCATCGCTTAATCGGCAAAATCTCAAATGAAAGCCCGTGGTTTCAACGCTCCTTCCAATGGGAAAAAAAGCAGCTCTACCGCCAGTTAGCCCTCTATGAAGATAGTATTGGCGACAGTGAAAAATCCAGACATTACCGCCTGCTGCTTACCAACCAATAACAACTTTACAAATATAACGTTCGTTATATATACCAAAGCTATGGAGTAAACATGGCTGATACGATAAGAATTTTTGTGACGACCTGCAAACCGATGTGGCGCGTAGAAAAAGCGCTGGAATATACAGTGCATAAATACTGCACTCCTCCATTCAAAGTCACTTTTCTCCGCTCCGGAGATCCCGATTGGCTGACCAATGTCGACTTAAGCATCTCTCACAAAGACAAGGATGCAATTAAAAAAGCTGGCTGCTGGAACATCGGCCGCGACCATCCCAGACCTTATTCAGGTGAAGGATGGGCAACCCCCTTTACCTGTTTCCGCTTTGCAATTCCAGAGCTGTGCAGCTTCGAAGGAAGGGCTATTCACATGGATGCAGATTTCATTGTGCAAAATGATTTGAGAAAAATTTTTGAAATCGACATGACCCACCCAATCATGAGTCCGCATCACCGCACAGATTTTATGCTCATCGATTGCAGCAGAATTGCTGAAATGCAGATGATGGGCATGTGGCCATCGATTGAAGAGATGAAGGTTTCTGGCGATAATATCGACGTCTACCGAAAGAAGCTGCAAAACTACATGTTTATTGGAGATGCACCAAGAGAATGGGAGAGTTGGGATGGAAAGGATCTGGCTGAAAACTCATTTTCCATTCACTACACGGAAATGCGCACACAACCCTGGAAACCATATCCTGAATATTTCGACTACCCTCTCTATCCCGATAAAAACGCTGGATATCTCTTTTGGGAAGAATACGCCGAAGCCCTTGAGGCAGAAGCCAGAGGCGAAATCACATTATCTGCTAAAGATCAAACGTCTCCTGATGCAACTCCTCTATCAAGAAAAGCGTAATCGACGCTGCTCCTGTAATTCACGCAAGAGTTCATCTCGTTTAAGCGCCTCTCTTTGAACATCTTTTCCTAGATTGGACAAATCCCAAATGCGCAACATCGGGTCATTTTTTAGCTTTTTCCGATACTGCTTTTTCCCATAAAGTTTCCACATCTCACGCGAATCTTTGGGAGCAAGAGCTTTTAAATGACAATTAAGATCTTGTTCTGCCTTGTAGTCGATTAATAAAACTGCAAGGCCGATCGCTGCAGATACCGCCACTAATAAGTATCCTATAGGGGCTACTGGACTAAATAATAAAATCGACACTGCAATGATGGAAATCACCGCGGCAGTAATCTTTAAATATCGCCCGATGTTATTCCAATGAATCCGATTTTTTAAGGCTTTGACTGTACTGACCAAGTTTTTTTTATGCTCGGCATTTCCCAAAGGATCCGAATTTCTCTCATAAATGGCATGCAGGCGAGCCTTCAACTTCTCTCCATCCGACACTCCAACAGTGCGTGCCAAACGGGAATGGGAAAGTTTATCGATCTCTTCAACAACTGATTGAAAATCAGCTTTTCCTTTCGAGTCAAACAATCGCGTGATCCGATTCTTCAGCTTTACGCTTTCATAAATGAACTTGCACTGCAATCCAATAGAAGCAACTGACAAGATAACCCCAATCCCCGTTAAATAGGTGGAAGCTGCTGTCAGCGCAGCTGAAGAGTTAACCACGGCCGCATCCATCAAACAATCAATAAAGGTCGAAATTCCATGGCTCAGATCCCCTAAGCTATCAGCAACATTAAGAGCTTGCTCCAAGGCTTCGGAACGCTCTTTCTTTTTAACCGAAAGAACACATTCATATCCCCCCTTCACGACCTGAACGAGAGAGGCAGGAAGTGAAAAAATAGATAATAAGCGTGTTTTTTTCGCAAATTTTACCAACCATATAGTCTCCTTAAAAACTGACTGTTCTCCAGTGGAGATCGTATTGCGAAAAATGCTCATTACAGGATTTAAGACTTTATAAAGCGATGAAAGAAGTGTACCCCCTTTTAAAAGCCCTAGTTGAATTTGTGCAAAACGGCACTGAAACGTGATGGGAAACGCTTGATGGTAGAGATCTTCTAAGCGTTTATAAGCATCTTTAATCGCTTCCAGAGGCCCTCTCGCAATGCGATGATGAACGGTAGCAGCAATAGCGGGAACTTCTATCGTTGGAACCTCTAACCCTAAAGTAGACACCTGCCTGCTTGGAGCGATTGCCAAATCCAAATAACTCAATGAGCCCATAATAAATCTTTAATATATTTTTAACTATAAAATAACGTTTTTTTAATTAAAAAATATAAAATATTTATTAAGATACGATAAATTTATTTATTTTTAAAATGAAACAATTGAATGGGACAGAATAATTTCCCTCCTTCTTTCCAAGGAACCCCGCTTAATAGAGAAACCCGCTCTGCCGTCCCGTCCAAATGTTTGATCCGCATCCCTTTCCAAGCACCTAAAAGAGTGACAAAAATTGTCAGAACAACCCGCTGTAATTTACTCGGTAGCAAGCGGATAGTATTGAAAAATCTGCCAAGAACGCCAGTAGGCCTAAGGTCGGTAAAATTCATTTGGACAACCTCTGGAGGCATCTTCACATCACCAGCGGCTTCATTTGCTTTTGTCCATGCCCATTTCACGCAATTGTCAGCTAAGAATTGAAAAGCAAGATTTCTATCTTCCGCTCTTTCCACATCTCCCTGAATAGAGCTCAACAACTTTTGCCCCTCTTCAGCAGTGGCCATGACAGCGTGCCAGATATGCTGTCTATCCATCGAAAAGGCTGCTTCATCGGGATATACAATCGCAGCTGGCACAGTATTTACTGTCATATCAATATATTCATACCAAGTTTTTGGAAATTCCTGAGAATACTTTCCAAAATCAAAAATGCGATATTTTCCATTAATAGGTATAGCGACTTGCAGCCATCCGTGGACACCAATCGGAGTGTCATCCTCTTGCTCGCGTGCAGCTCTGACAACCATCGCCCATTGATTTCCATCTAAAGGCAGACCGTATCGCCTAGAAGCCTCTTCGACGGGAAGTTCTTCAACAACCGGTAAATGCTCCCACCAAGATTCTTTTGCAAAGTCTATCTGTTCATATTTCTTGGTATTTGGATCGTAGGGACCCAAATGTTTGGGATTCCAGTTGCTAATACCATCCTTAAAGTATTCAATGTTTCCAATTTCCCACTGTCGATTAACGAACATCTCAAAGACTTGCCCAACCGTTAACTCATACTCTTTCTCCAAATGAACAACCAACCGATCATCCAAAAGAGAGACTTCCTTTTCTCCCATAGGCAGAGTCAGATCTCTTCTCATCTCCCCTTCCGGCATTTCAACATCTTTTACCTTTAGATCGCCTCCGCCGTAAAAACCGATGCGATGAGCCAACCTGGCTTGAGTTAATCGCTGGCAGGTTGCCGGAAACTCAATAAATGGTTCAGGGTCAATCCGGTCTCTCAACACCCAATTGAAAAATCGATTTCTCAAATCAGTGTCAACGGTTAATTGTTCGATAAACGCACCATTGTCCTCAATTTTTTTAAGCCGTGCAATATCTAAGGTATCGAGACCTTCCCTTTCCCTGACATGGGAATTTTTTTTCCATTCAGAAGCCAATGCATTCACTTTATCAACCAACTCTTTTCCCGGAGCCATTTTCTCACTCAACTGATTGCGCGTCTGGAAAGCAACAACGCGGCTTTTCAACTGCCGACTCCATCGAACAGCTCTTTTTGACTTTGTTTTTTCAAGAGCAAGTTGAATGGTTTCCGCCGCATCGACGCAAGCAAGAAGATCTTCTTGAGTTTTACCGCTCGATGTAGGGACTTTTTCCAAGTCGTCCAAACACTGGGCAAACACTTTAGCAATTTTTATCAAACGATGCTTATCCACGCCAATCATTGCTTGAGCCTGCTGAACCGCAGGCGAAATTGAACTCCAGTACCCTTCAAAAGTGCAAATAACAGGCACATTTTTTAATGCCTGTGAAAAAGCCTGTATATTCGATAGAATAAATGACATATCAAAAGTTTCTTAACATAACTTTTCTAATAAAACAATAAAAAAATAGATTATAAATTTTTAATGAAAAAACACAAGGATATTTTGTTCGGTATAGGTTCGCTGTGAATTTTCGTAAAAATTTGTAAGAAACGATTGGAAAAAAACACCAAAAAAGAAGAAAAAGATGTCAAATTTGAATATCGGGAGAGATTCTTTGAATAAAAGAAAAAGATTGCTCGGTTTACACAGGTGATCCCTGCGGAAACAAATCGGCCGATTTTTCCCTCTTCTTGCAGTTTATGAAGCATCGAAGGGTGAAAAATGACTGTATCATTCCAAAAAGGGTGATACCTCAACGATTTCCATACCGCTTTGCCATTTTCGATAATCATTCTTCCTTTATACCCTCCCAAAAGGAAGTGGCAAAATGTCGTCACAGGAATTTGCCATGGCTTCGGCAAGGATTTGATCACTTTAAAAATCGCACTCATGAATCCGTGAGGTTCCGAATGTAAAAATGGCATTGTATAAATTTCAGGAACCCTATGCTGTCCAATGGAGTAGACGAGCTTCTCATAAGACCACTTTGCACAATTTTCCGATTCGATTTGATAGATTAAATTCCCTTCGCGAGACAGCATCATATCTCGTTTTACAGATTCAAAAAATTTTTTCCCATCTTCTTCACTAATCGCATAGCTATAATAGGTTTTTCTTCGGTGTGTATAGAAAACATTTTCATCAGGATAGGCAATAGCCGCTTCCGCAGTCTCTCCAATGTTTAACAAAGCCTGCAAAAGCGTGCCAGGAAATGCAAAGGTAAATTTACCCAAAGTATACACGATATAAGTTCCATCGTTCTGCGGAACAGATATCGCAAGATAACCGTGAGCGTCTTCAAAGTTCAAATCCTGATGCAGCCTGCTAGAAATCAATGACAAGTTCCATTCAGTACCTGTTAAATGACTGCCAAATAGATGCCGTGCTTTCTTCAAGCTAAGACGGTCTAAAACAGGCAGCTCATTCCACCATTCGCTTTTATCAAGATCGATCCGCTGATAATCGCCTAAGGCAGTATCCCAATATCCACATTGATGAGCATTCCAGTTCATGATACCGTCTTCCATGTATTCCAAATTACCCGCTTCAATTTTTTTGCGATCAAAAATCTCGAACACTTCTCCAATCGTCAGTGCATAATTTCCTCGAAACAAGACACATTTTGCCTCATCCAAAATATTCACGGGCTTTCCTTCAAAAGGGAGAGTCAGGACTTTTTCAAATCCTTCTTCGCAAAGAACCTTTTGCACCTTGAGATCGAAGCCTCCTCTTCTGGATAAACGGCCGTTGAGTTGATAGCGGTTCATTTTCCATTGGTTGCGAGGAAACTCGATGAGCGGACGCACCGCAATGTGATCGCGCAATGCCCAAGTAAAAAAATTTTCAGCTTCTTCTTCATCCCTTAAAACAAGCTCTGCAAATAAAGGGTATCGAGAAGCATCTCTCAGCTGATTTTTATCTTTTACCGTCAACATTTTATTTCGGAAAACGACCTGCCCTTCCTTCCACACTGACGCAGCATGGATCAATCGGCAAAGCAAGCTCTCATCCGGATCTTCCGGATCGCAGCCACCATTACAGCCTTCCAGACGATAGCGCAAAGCGATCAACCCCCTGTCCAATTTAGCACGCACCCTGCGTGCTTTCAGATGATGAACACCTAAAAGCTTTTCCCGCAGCAACTCTCCAGCTTCAAGGTAGAGTAAAAAATCAACCTCTTGAAAAGAACTTTCAGAGAACAAAATAGGAACTGATTCTAATTCCCATAACTGATAAACAAACGCTTCTGCCGCTTTCACATGAAAGCAGCTATCGAAATTGAAAAAATGGCACAATTTTCTCAGTAAAAAATGAGCAGATTCAAAATCGCCGTTTGAGGAAATTTTGATAAAAGATTCTTCTCTAAATTTTTTAATAAAAAGAGGCAAGTGATGTTTTATATTAAACATCTTTAAAATCCCTCCTATTATATTTCTCCTTATTTTTTAATATAACACATTTTTTACTAACTATTAAATAATTGGTAGATTTTTCTTAGTTCGCCGGCAAAGTTTTCCTACTAGGGCACCCTCTAAACTAGCATTTTTTCCAGTGAATCCTTTATACTTTATTCTTTTTTCAACAGTTCAAAGGAAACACTGAAATGTCAACTGATCTTCCAAAAACATATTCCGCACAACAGGTCGAAAAACGCTGGTATGATTTCTGGGAGAAACATGAATGTTTTCGCGCCGATCCCAGCTCCGAAAAACCTCCTTATTGCATTGTTCTCCCCCCTCCGAATGTCACTGGCGTCCTGCATATGGGGCATGCTCTGGGAAGCACAATTGACGATGTGTTAGTCAGATGGAAAAGAATGAGCGGCTTTGAAGTCTTATGGGTACCCGGCACCGATCATGCAGGGATCGCGACACAGACTGTCGTTGAACGTCATCTGATGAAAACCCAAGGAAAACGGCGAGGCGATTTCAAGCGGGAAGCGTTTCTCAAGTTAGTTTGGGAATGGAAAGAAAAAAACGAGGGACGCATTTTAAGCCAATTGAAAAAACTGGGATGCTCGTGCGACTGGAGCCGGCTGCGTTTCACGATGGACAAAGGCAACAACCTTGCCGTTCGCACGGCATTCAAAATGCTGTATGAAAAAGGTTTGATCTATCGCGGCGACTACCTTGTGAACTGGGACCCTGTAACGCAAACTGCCGTCGCTGACGATGAGGTAGAATATGAAGAGCGGCAATCGTCTCTCTGGTTCTTCAACTACCCTTTGGCTGACGGTTCAGGGATGGCAAGAATAGCAACCACACGTCCAGAAACCATGCTTGGAGATACTGCGGTTGCAGTCAACCCTGAAGATCCGATGTTCAAGCACCTGATCGGAAAACGATTGCTGCTTCCGATCATGAATCGAGAAATCCCTATTATTGCAGACCGCCATGTCGATCCCGAGTTCGGGACTGGAATGGTCAAAGTAACACCTGCGCATGATCCGAACGACTACGAAATGGGAATTGAGCACAAGCTCCCTTTCATCAACATCATGACTCCCGACGGCAAGATCAACGAAAACGGCGGAAAATTTGAAGGGATGGCAATGGAGCAAGCCCGCAAAGCTGTTGTGGAAGAGATGGAGCAGCTCGGATACCTTGAAAAAGTTGAACCCTATACCAATCGCGTCGGAGTCTCTTATCGCTCCAAGGCGACAATCGAGCCTTATCTTTCCAAGCAGTGGTTTGTAAAAATGAGCCATTTCGCTCCCCGCTTGCGGGAAATCGTCCAAGAAGAGATCGTTTCCCTCATCCCAAGAAACTGGCAAAACACCTATTTTCATTGGATCGACAACCTCCGCGACTGGTGTATCAGCCGCCAGCTCTGGTGGGGGCACCGAATCCCGATCTGGTACCATAAAGACAATCCAGACCGTGTGATCTGCTATGAAGGGGATGGCACCCCTCCTGAAGTTGAAGCCGAACCGGACAAGTGGGAACAGGATCCGGATGTGCTGGATACTTGGTTTTCATCTGCCCTATGGCCATTTTCTACTTTGGGATGGCCAAACAAAACAGAAGAGCTGGAAAAATTTTATCCCAACTCTGCCATGGTATGCGGACACGACATTCTATTTTTCTGGGTCGCCCGCATGATCATGATGGGAGAGCATCTGTTTGAAAAGGCTCCCTTTCCAGAAGTTTATCTACACAGCTTGATCTTTGGAAAGTCGTATTGGAGAAAAGATGCAGGCGGAGGAGTTCAATACTGCGACGAAAAAGAAAGGATCGCGTTCGATCTTGGAACCAAACCTGTACCAAAAGATGTTGAAAGCAAATGGGAAAAAATGTCCAAGTCCAAAGGAAATATCATCGACCCGCTTGAAATCATAGAGGATTATGGTACTGATGCTATGCGAATGGCTCTCTGTTCAAGCGCTTCTCAGGCATGGCAGATCGATCTTGACCGTCGAAAATTTGAAGAATTTAAAAACTTCGCCAACAAGATCTGGAACGGTGCACGTTTTATTTTCATGAACCTGGATGCCAACGATCCGCTTAATTCGAAACAGCTTTCTGAAGGATTAGACGAATCTCGTTTAACATTGGAGGATCAGTGGATCCTTTCGTCATTATCTAAAACTGTCGAAGATGTTAATTTCAACTTAAGCAATTATCAATTTGATCAAGCGGCAACGCGCGCATACGATTTTTATTGGAACGAATTTTGCGCATACTATCTGGAAATTGCAAAACCTGTTCTATTCGGGAAACAGGGTTCTCCAGAAGAAAGGAAAAATAAGCAAAAATTGCTCGTCATCGTTTTACTACAGGCACTCCGATTAATCCATCCCATGGCGCCATTCATTACAGAGGAGCTGTTCCAAAAGATTAAAGAGCGCTTTGCAGATACAGCTGAAGACGCAGATGCAGACCCCTATACAAAAGAAGCGGTCGCAGCTCTGCAAGCGAAAGCTTGCATCATTGCTCCGTATCCTAAGGTCATCAAGCCAGAGGCAATGAGCTCGCAGATTAATCATGCATTCAATCTCATGGGCCAGGTCGTTTACACGATCCGCAATATCCGGGGAGAGATGAAAATTCCTCCCAGCGTGGAAACTGAAGTGTTTATCATTGGAAACGATCAATCGACAAATTTCTCGACAGTCCGCGACAATGGCAATATCATTGAAGCTTTGGTGCGTACCCGCTCCTTGTCCTGCTATGTAGAAGAGCCTCTAATCGGGCTTTCATCCGTCGGCATCGTCGAAGATTTAAAAGTGATCATTCCCATGCCAAAAGAGTTTTCAGAAAAGGAAGCGATTCGGTTGGAAAAAGAAAGAGAGCGCCTGGAAAAGCAACAGGAAAAAATACAGGGGCAATTAGCGAATGAGAATTTCGTCAGCAAAGCGCCGAAAGCCTTGATCGAAAAAACGCGGAGCCAGCTTGAGCAAACGGAAAACGAATTAAAGGAAGTCAACGCAAAGCTGAAAACTCTCCGCTAAA
This genomic window from Waddlia chondrophila WSU 86-1044 contains:
- the pknD gene encoding serine/threonine-protein kinase PknD, with protein sequence MTSDHDETSSFETAATFIEGHAPNEKDVKYTIGPYQIVGKIGQGGMGEVLLGYDVKCGRRIALKKIRKDLIEFKRLHNRFLKEARITSQLTHPAIMPIYSIEDQGDVVYYTMPFVQGETLKQILRNTREQEKSVKSPHHIGESIPALIRIFITVCQGIAYAHSKGVLHRDIKPENVMVGKYGEVLILDWGLAKMINAEEEEQISLKANHHELTKMGKVVGTINFMAHERAKGNPATIQTEVYALGVLLYQILTLRNPFRRGSLEDFRKMMDKETLEDPSEVAPYRDVPRVLSRIALKALDNDPAQRYQTVDELILELENYIEGRSEWFELATLDIRNKEDWEFQENVLIAEHIAITRSADISEWVSLMISKLSFSENTKIEADVTIGENGHGIGFLLCIPEVSEREHLNDGYCLWLGSDLNKTTKLLRSSVEVVDAPEIFLKREKTYRVKIEKIDHNIHFSLNNQLQFSYISHLPLTGTHIGILSRDADFTMQNLQTFTGSQNITINCLAVPDALLAHKLFDQALSEYRRIGYSFPGRAEGREGMFRSGITIIEKSKETNDPIEKERLFDEALLEFERLHSTPGAPLEYLGKAHVYQEMDDIDEEIKCYEIGFRRYPNHPLLSFLREQLIYRMHETARSHRKAAYQFMLTAVKNLPKESLSRHTRKLFESVRKHWEPLPFIESIDETIGHEAFAILLAFWIDNPYALLETIQMITESNELHPKLMANAFFCLIEQGYWELAKDAVASLPSEYQKLNEIALILLTILSYQQSPRKAIKHYFNTDHSQIEFGDSRFFLHLIEQSLDRKDTHFVHQLMEQLDRYELPSVHQHLFDSYRIWAHLYDHDWNKAGALLNRYPLTLLSKEESPLFILYGIWLAATENTEIAEAHFSGVLDLPFPRSYTLLAHRLIGKISNESPWFQRSFQWEKKQLYRQLALYEDSIGDSEKSRHYRLLLTNQ
- a CDS encoding valine--tRNA ligase, with protein sequence MSTDLPKTYSAQQVEKRWYDFWEKHECFRADPSSEKPPYCIVLPPPNVTGVLHMGHALGSTIDDVLVRWKRMSGFEVLWVPGTDHAGIATQTVVERHLMKTQGKRRGDFKREAFLKLVWEWKEKNEGRILSQLKKLGCSCDWSRLRFTMDKGNNLAVRTAFKMLYEKGLIYRGDYLVNWDPVTQTAVADDEVEYEERQSSLWFFNYPLADGSGMARIATTRPETMLGDTAVAVNPEDPMFKHLIGKRLLLPIMNREIPIIADRHVDPEFGTGMVKVTPAHDPNDYEMGIEHKLPFINIMTPDGKINENGGKFEGMAMEQARKAVVEEMEQLGYLEKVEPYTNRVGVSYRSKATIEPYLSKQWFVKMSHFAPRLREIVQEEIVSLIPRNWQNTYFHWIDNLRDWCISRQLWWGHRIPIWYHKDNPDRVICYEGDGTPPEVEAEPDKWEQDPDVLDTWFSSALWPFSTLGWPNKTEELEKFYPNSAMVCGHDILFFWVARMIMMGEHLFEKAPFPEVYLHSLIFGKSYWRKDAGGGVQYCDEKERIAFDLGTKPVPKDVESKWEKMSKSKGNIIDPLEIIEDYGTDAMRMALCSSASQAWQIDLDRRKFEEFKNFANKIWNGARFIFMNLDANDPLNSKQLSEGLDESRLTLEDQWILSSLSKTVEDVNFNLSNYQFDQAATRAYDFYWNEFCAYYLEIAKPVLFGKQGSPEERKNKQKLLVIVLLQALRLIHPMAPFITEELFQKIKERFADTAEDADADPYTKEAVAALQAKACIIAPYPKVIKPEAMSSQINHAFNLMGQVVYTIRNIRGEMKIPPSVETEVFIIGNDQSTNFSTVRDNGNIIEALVRTRSLSCYVEEPLIGLSSVGIVEDLKVIIPMPKEFSEKEAIRLEKERERLEKQQEKIQGQLANENFVSKAPKALIEKTRSQLEQTENELKEVNAKLKTLR